In Nicotiana tabacum cultivar K326 chromosome 17, ASM71507v2, whole genome shotgun sequence, one DNA window encodes the following:
- the LOC107799099 gene encoding receptor-like protein kinase ANXUR1 translates to MLTKIVHILLLFVCLSSISRSLHAAKGDDQNTLFLACGSENGGTDEDERKWEPDAKYLISVDKSVISQPESQGPSSPSVIPYINARIFQSESSYNLPVKNQTAYILLRLHFNPAPYPNFNISNSYVTVSAGKFTLLNNFSAFITAQAFSQSYIIKEYLLTPVNSPTLEIKIKPFGNSPFAFINGIEMITSPDLFFGPDPTLVGFDVEFATAQQTISVKDNIMELLYRVNVGGQYIPPKNDSGGLMRSWYEDTPYIDGAALGVTMSSNMTILYDDLPTYVAPLVVYESCRSMGYDSNVNLQYNLTWVFNVDPGFSYLVRFHWCDFTIDATRVNSLVFNVYINGQIAEREMDLIAFKNGEKAVPLEKDYVTHIIDDKSGNDKLWIAVHPSGTGTEFANALVNGIEIFKMNAGNTSLAGRNPAISDLMKKQQEVEQSKKEAPRPFADEEKSHSTSAIITGAAGGVAAFGVAAVLLIVAYKRKKRTAPGAEGTTSWLPIYGNSHSSSSKSASGRSCGSTTISSDAASNCRYFSLAEIKQATKNFDESYVIGVGGFGKVYKGVIDGDTKVAIKRSNPSSQQGVNEFQTEIEMLSKLRHRHLVSLIGFCEENNEMVLVYDHMAHGTLREHLYKGNKTILSWKQRLEICIGAARGLHYLHTGAKYTIIHRDVKSTNILLNDKWVAKVSDFGLSKTGPNMNQGHVTTVVKGSFGYLDPEYFRRQQLTEKSDVYSFGVVLFEVLCARPALNPNLSKEQVSLADWALACQRKGNLEDIIDPQLKGKINPECLKIFARTAEKCLADNGIDRPSMGDVLWNLEYALQLEENPNGVASNSEATKNVDQEKAEVVDQHSLIAMHRSTLSLESETGDNNTDDVFSQIVNQTGR, encoded by the coding sequence ATGTTAACAAAGATCGTACACATTTTGCTACTATTCGTATGTCTTTCTTCTATTTCTCGCTCGCTTCATGCTGCAAAAGGTGATGATCAAAATACATTATTCTTAGCATGTggttcggaaaatggtggaacgGATGAAGATGAGAGAAAATGGGAACCCGACGCGAAATATCTAATTTCAGTTGATAAATCAGTCATTTCACAACCTGAATCTCAAGGCCCTTCTTCTCCATCTGTTATACCATATATAAATGCAAGAATTTTTCAATCTGAATCTTCATATAACCTTCCCGTTAAAAACCAAACAGCTTATATTTTACTCAGGCTTCATTTCAATCCAGCCCCTTATCCTAATTTCAACATTTCCAATTCATATGTCACAGTTTCTGCTGGTAAATTTACATTGTTAAATAATTTCAGTGCCTTTATAACAGCTCAAGCCTTTTCACAAAGTTACATTATTAAAGAATACCTTTTAACTCCTGTAAATTCTCCAACCTTGGAAATCAAAATTAAGCCTTTTGGTAATTCACCGTTTGCATTTATTAATGGAATTGAAATGATCACGTCACCTGATTTGTTTTTCGGCCCTGATCCTACGTTGGTTGGTTTCGACGTTGAATTTGCTACTGCACAACAAACTATATCTGTAAAGGATAATATTATGGAGTTGTTGTATAGGGTCAATGTTGGTGGACAATATATTCCTCCGAAAAATGATTCAGGCGGGTTAATGAGAAGTTGGTATGAAGATACTCCTTACATAGATGGCGCGGCATTAGGCGTTACTATGAGCAGCAACATGACAATTCTTTACGATGACTTGCCAACGTACGTTGCACCACTTGTTGTGTACGAGAGTTGTAGATCGATGGGTTATGATTCGAATGTCAACTTACAATATAACCTCACTTGGGTTTTCAATGTTGATCCGGGGTTTTCATATCTCGTGAGGTTTCACTGGTGTGATTTCACTATCGATGCCACGAGGGTCAATTCCTTGGTCTTTAATGTATATATCAACGGACAAATTGCAGAACGCGAAATGGATTTAATTGCATTCAAAAATGGGGAAAAGGCAGTCCCATTAGAAAAAGATTATGTGACTCATATTATTGATGATAAATCAGGGAATGATAAACTTTGGATTGCAGTACATCCATCTGGTACTGGAACTGAATTTGCTAATGCACTTGTAAATGGGATTGAGATCTTTAAAATGAATGCTGGAAATACGAGCTTAGCAGGACGGAATCCTGCAATTTCAGATTTAATGAAGAAGCAACAAGAAGTAGAACAAAGTAAAAAAGAAGCTCCGCGTCCATTTGCTGATGAGGAGAAATCACATAGTACTTCTGCTATAATTACTGGTGCTGCTGGTGGAGTTGCTGCATTTGGTGTAGCTGCTGTTTTACTTATTGTTGCTTATAAGAGGAAAAAGAGAACAGCCCCGGGAGCTGAAGGTACAACGAGTTGGCTACCGATTTATGGTAACTCTCATTCTTCCAGTAGCAAATCAGCTTCAGGAAGAAGTTGTGGTAGCACGACGATATCTTCAGATGCTGCTTCTAATTGTCGATATTTTTCATTAGCTGAGATCAAACAGGCTACTAAGAATTTCGACGAATCTTATGTTATTGGTGTTGGTGGATTTGGTAAGGTGTATAAAGGAGTTATCGATGGTGACACGAAAGTTGCAATCAAAAGATCAAATCCGTCTTCACAACAAGGGGTGAACGAGTTCCAGACTGAGATCGAGATGCTGTCAAAACTAAGGCATCGACATTTAGTGTCATTGATCGGATTTTGTGAAGAGAATAATGAAATGGTCCTTGTTTATGATCACATGGCGCACGGAACATTAAGGGAACATCTTTATAAAGGTAATAAAACTATATTATCTTGGAAACAAAGGTTGGAAATTTGTATTGGAGCAGCCAGAGGACTTCATTACCTTCACACTGGAGCTAAATACACTATTATACATAGAGATGTGAAAAgtacaaatattttattaaatgaTAAGTGGGTTGCTAAGGTTTCGGATTTTGGACTTTCGAAAACAGGTCCAAATATGAACCAAGGACATGTTACAACAGTTGTAAAAGGTAGCTTCGGTTATTTGGATCCTGAATACTTTAGAAGACAACAACTGACTGAAAAATCAGATGTGTACTCATTTGGTGTTGTCTTGTTTGAAGTATTATGTGCAAGGCCAGCACTTAATCCAAACCTTTCGAAAGAACAAGTTAGTCTTGCAGATTGGGCATTAGCTTGTCAAAGAAAAGGGAATTTAGAAGATATTATTGATCCACAGTTAAAAGGAAAGATAAATCCTGAATGCTTGAAAATTTTTGCTCGAACAGCAGAGAAATGCTTAGCTGATAATGGTATTGATCGTCCGTCTATGGGCGACGTGCTTTGGAATCTTGAATATGCACTTCAATTAGAGGAAAATCCAAATGGGGTTGCATCAAATTCTGAGGCAACTAAAAATGTGGATCAAGAAAAGGCTGAAGTAGTAGATCAACACAGTTTGATAGCTATGCATAGAAGTACTTTGAGCCTTGAAAGTGAAACTGGTGATAATAACACAGATGATGTCTTTTCTCAGATTGTGAATCAAACAGGAAGGTAA
- the LOC107799098 gene encoding uncharacterized protein LOC107799098, whose product MNECGGTRYEGLTSIVRKKRSQMLRRPRTESLTFPERRDQSPLTPVSDSVGRVSSGENTDDANVGGRIYKFNHGISRDSSANRFKGDYASKKNKEDAGSSVTYNNARKGADTDLRNGASLRQVGNAENNGANDSKLKKVKLKVGGVTRTIQTKNNSYGASGSSSSTKSARPSDAFRPRQNLTPQDNSSEDGPPADKKSGSKGISWNDFSGGTFGTSKGDMGRNALEKQGDKPHQNRKSKKMPKRLVLDGLDDDEDDEIRYLEKLKTSKVAGYKGLGEESTKTRSLSRVLKVDKYEILDDVGRSGKKVERISDRSSEYTDYEEDSPETPAETKREASLTTRQRALLSSRDTSATSANRIEFPNGLPPPPPRKQKEKLTAVEQQLKKAEAAERRRMQNEKAARELEAEAIRKILGQDSNRKKREEKIKKQQEELAQEKAAKEKMLASSTIRTVMGPTGTVVTFPQDMGLPSIFDSKPCCYPPPREKCAGPSCENPYKYRDSKSNLPLCSLKCYKAIHEKGC is encoded by the exons ATGAATGAGTGTGGTGGTACTCGATATGAAGGGCTCACCTCTATtgttagaaagaaaagaagccAGATGTTGCGTCGACCTAGAACAGAGAGTCTGACGTTTCCTGAACGCCGTGATCAGTCACCCCTTACACCAGTTTCAGATAGTGTTGGTAGGGTCTCTAGCGGTGAGAATACTGACGATGCTAATGTTGGAGGGAGAATCTACAAGTTTAATCACGGTATATCTAGAGATTCTTCTGCTAACAGATTCAAAGGTGATTATGCTTCTAAGAAGAACAAGGAGGATGCGGGATCTAGTGTGACATATAATAATGCACGTAAGGGAGCTGATACGGATCTCAGGAATGGTGCATCTCTTAGGCAGGTAGGGAACGCTGAGAACAATGGAGCTAACGATAGCAAGCTGAAAAAGGTAAAGCTGAAAGTTGGTGGCGTGACACGCACTATTCAAACCAAAAACAATTCTTATGGAGCATCTGGCAGTTCATCGTCTACTAAAAGTGCACGACCTTCTGATGCCTTTCGGCCACGACAGAATCTCACTCCTCAG GACAATTCAAGTGAAGACGGTCCTCCGGCAGATAAGAAAAGTGGGTCAAAAGGAATTTCCTGGAACGATTTCTCAGGAGGCACTTTTGGTACTAGCAAGGGCGATATGGGAAGGAATGCGTTAGAAAAACAAGGAGACAAGCCTCATCAAAATCGTAAGAGCAAGAAGATGCCAAAGAGGCTTGTTTTGGATGgccttgatgatgatgaggatgacgAGATTCGGTATTTGGAGAAGCTTAAAACCTCGAAGGTTGCAGGATATAAGGGTTTGGGGGAAGAATCAACTAAGACTAGAAGTCTTTCCCGCGTTTTGAAGGTCGATAAGTATGAAATCTTGGACGATGTTGGAAGGTCAGGCAAAAAAGTTGAGAGAATATCAGATCGAAGTTCCGAGTACACTGATTATGAGGAGGATTCCCCTGAGACACCGGCTGAAACAAAAAGGGAAGCAAGTCTCACAACACGGCAACGAGCTCTTCTATCAAGCAGGGATACCTCTGCCACTTCTGCTAATCGGATTGAGTTTCCTAACGGCTTACCGCCGCCACCACCTCGAA AACAAAAGGAGAAGCTAACAGCAGTTGAGCAGCAACTGAAGAAAGCAGAGGCTGCTGAGAGACGTCGAATGCAAAACGAGAAGGCAGCTAGGGAATTAGAG GCTGAGGCAATTAGAAAAATACTAGGTCAAGATTCCAACAGGAAGAAGCGAGAAGAGAAAATCAAGAAGCAGCAAGAAGAGTTGGCACAG GAGAAGGCTGCTAAAGAGAAGATGCTTGCGTCGAGCACTATCAGAACGGTTATGGGCCCCACTGGTACTGTCGTGACATTTCCTCAGGATATGGGTTTGCCAAGTATTTTTGACTCTAAGCCTTGCTG TTATCCTCCCCCTCGCGAGAAATGTGCTGGTCCTTCCTGTGAGAACCCATACAAATACCGTGATTCGAAGTCAAACCTTCCTCTTTGCAGTCTTAAGTGCTACAAAGCAATTCATGAAAAAGGCTGTTAA
- the LOC142171466 gene encoding uncharacterized protein LOC142171466 gives MPMNPIQEVEVFDVWGIDFMGPFVAVDYVSKGVEAATLPTNDAKGVIGFLRTNIFTRFGTPRAIISDGGTHFCNRAFAKMLEKYDVHQKVATPYHPQMSGQVEVANREIKSILTKTVNATITDWARKLDDAL, from the coding sequence atgcctatgaacccAATTCAGGAGGTAGAAGTGTTTGATGTATGGGGAATCGATTTCATGGGGCCTTTCGTAGCTGTGGACTACGTGTCAAAAGGGGTGGAGGCGGCAACTctccctacaaatgatgcaaaggggGTAATTGGTTTTTTGAGAACGAATATATTCACTCGATTTGGCACTCCTAGGGCAAtaatcagtgacggaggcactcaTTTCTGTAATCGAGCCTTCGCAAAGATGTTAGAAAAGTATGATGTACACCAAAAGGttgccaccccatatcatccacaaATGAGTGGGCAAGTGGAAGTTGCGAACAGAGAGATAAAGAGCATTTTGACAAAGACTGTGAACGCTACAATAACGGATTGGGCgagaaagttagatgatgcactctag